Proteins encoded in a region of the Mixophyes fleayi isolate aMixFle1 chromosome 5, aMixFle1.hap1, whole genome shotgun sequence genome:
- the BASP1 gene encoding brain acid soluble protein 1, translating to MGGKLSKKKKGYNVNDDKSKDKDKKADEANTEEEVTTKTNEETQSVVENADAKENKDEKNDKEPQPAENKTEVKEGEKDAANKDAVQKTECEKTEACSDAKVEPQNAEPPVSKKEETTVATPAPTANSEGSKVSEPTAEAKSSQPSEAPAPSKVEEKSKEDGEAQKTEAPSAPEVKTEIAPASDSKPSSEAAPSSVKSPEPEVPSSSTKASEPAGPADEVKAADVPAANSDQTVAVQE from the coding sequence ATGGGAGGAAAGTTGAGCAAGAAGAAGAAGGGATACAATGTCAATGATGACAAATCAAAagataaggacaaaaaggcagatgAAGCAAATACAGAAGAAGAAGTGACAACTAAAACTAATGAGGAGACCCAATCTGTTGTAGAGAATGCAGatgcaaaagaaaataaagatgagaAGAATGACAAAGAACCCCAGCCTGCAGAGAACAAAACCGAGGTCAAAGAAGGGGAGAAAGATGCAGCAAATAAGGATGCAGTACAAAAAACAGAGTGTGAGAAGACAGAGGCTTGCTCTGATGCCAAGGTCGAACCTCAGAATGCAGAACCTCCTGTATCTaagaaagaggaaacaacagTTGCAACTCCTGCTCCAACTGCCAATAGTGAAGGCTCTAAAGTCTCTGAGCCTACCGCTGAGGCAAAATCTTCCCAGCCTTCAGAAGCACCAGCACCAAGTAAAGTAGAGGAAAAGAGCAAAGAGGATGGGGAAGCGCAAAAGACTGAGGCTCCCTCCGCACCAGAGGTCAAAACTGAGATCGCTCCAGCTTCAGACTCAAAACCTAGCAGTGAGGCTGCTCCATCTTCCGTGAAGTCTCCAGAACCTGAAGTACCTAGTTCTTCTACTAAGGCCTCAGAGCCTGCAGGACCAGCTGATGAAGTTAAAGCTGCTGACGTCCCAGCAGCTAATTCTGATCAAACCGTAGCAGTTCAAGAGTAA